A window of the Gasterosteus aculeatus chromosome 21, fGasAcu3.hap1.1, whole genome shotgun sequence genome harbors these coding sequences:
- the smarcd3b gene encoding SWI/SNF-related matrix-associated actin-dependent regulator of chromatin subfamily D member 3b isoform X8 has translation MERKRPGMPSGARMPHQGAPMGPPGPPYGGSPAVRPGLPSTVMEPSRKRPAPSQQVQQQQQQQQAVQGRARKKPVGFPGANEIPARPMDMREPQSDPTLGSNAKRRKMADKILPQRIRELVPESQAYMDLLAFERKLDQTIMRKRVDIQEALKRPMKQQKRKLRLYISNTFNPARPDADDSDGSIASWELRVEGKLLDDPGKQKKKFSSFFKSLVIELDKDLYGPDNHLVEWHRTPTTQETDGFQVKRPGDVSVRCTLLLMLDYQPPQFKLDPRLARLLGIHTQTRSCIIQALWQYVKTNKLQDSHDKEYINCDKYFQQIFDGPRLKFSEIPQRLTNLLLPPDPIVINHVISVDPNDQKKTACYDIDVEVEDPLKGQMSSFLLSTANQQEIASLDNKIHETIESINQLKIQRDFMLSFSRDPKGYIQDWLKSQSRDLKLMTDVVGNPEEERRAAFYHEPWSQEAVSRYFYCKIQQRRQELEQALAVRNT, from the exons ATGGAGAGAAAG cgTCCCGGCATGCCGTCCGGAGCGAGGATGCCCCACCAGGGAGCTCCCATGGGCCCCCCCGGCCCACCGTACGGAGGGAGCCCGGCGGTGCGGCCCGGCCTGCCCTCCACCGTGATGGAGCCCAGCCGCAAGAGGCCCGCCCCCTCccagcaggtccagcagcagcagcagcagcagcaggccgtcCAGGGCCGGGCCAGGAA GAAGCCGGTCGGATTCCCCGGAGCCAATGAGATCCCGGCGAGGCCGATGGACATGAGAGAGCCCCAATCTGATCCCACGCTCGGATCCAA tgCTAAGAGAAGGAAAATGGCAGACAAGATTCTTCCGCAAAGG ATCCGTGAGCTGGTCCCGGAGTCTCAGGCCTACATGGACCTGCTGGCGTTTGAGCGCAAACTGGACCAGACCATCATGCGCAAACGCGTGGACATCCAGGAAGCGCTGAAGAGGCCGATGAAG CAGCAGAAGCGTAAACTGAGGCTTTACATTTCCAACACCTTCAACCCGGCCAGGCCCGACGCCGACGACTCCGACGGCAGCATTGCATCGTGGGAACTGCGAGTGGAGGGGAAGTTGCTAGATgat CCggggaagcagaagaagaagttcTCTTCGTTTTTTAAGAGCCTGGTGATCGAGCTGGACAAAGACCTCTACGGTCCTGACAACCACCTGGTGGAG TGGCACCGCACGCCCACCACCCAGGAGACGGACGGCTTCCAGGTGAAGAGGCCCGGCGACGTGAGCGTGCGCTGCaccctgctgctgatgctggacTACCAG CCTCCCCAGTTTAAGCTGGACCCGCGCCTGGCTCGCCTGCTCGGCATTCACACCCAGACCCGGTCCTGCATCATCCAGGCCCTCTGGCAGTACGTCAAGACCAACAAGCTGCAGGACTCCCACGACAAGGAGTACATCAACTGTGACAAGTACTTCCAACAA ATCTTTGACGGCCCTCGGCTGAAGTTCTCCGAGATCCCCCAGCGCCTCACCAACCTCCTCTTGCCCCCCGACCCCATCGTCATCAACCACGTCATCAG CGTGGATCCAAACGACCAGAAGAAGACGGCCTGCTACGACATCgacgtggaggtggaggatCCCCTGAAGGGCCAGATGagcagcttcctcctctccaccgCCAACCAGCAGGAGATCGCCTCCCTGGACAACAAG ATCCATGAGACCATCGAGTCCATCAACCAGCTGAAGATCCAGAGGGACTTCATGCTCAGTTTCTCCAGAGATCCCAAGGGCTACATCCAGGACTGGCTCAAATCCCAGAGCCGAGATCTTAAG CTAATGACGGACGTGGTCGGGAACCccgaagaggagaggagggcggcGTTTTACCACGAGCCCTGGTCCCAGGAGGCCGTCAGCCGCTACTTCTACTGCAAG ATCCAGCAGCGGAGACAGGAGCTGGAGCAGGCCTTGGCGGTCCGCAACACCTAA
- the smarcd3b gene encoding SWI/SNF-related matrix-associated actin-dependent regulator of chromatin subfamily D member 3b isoform X5, with the protein MERKRPGMPSGARMPHQGAPMGPPGPPYGGSPAVRPGLPSTVMEPSRKRPAPSQQVQQQQQQQQAVQGRARKKPVGFPGANEIPARPMDMREPQSDPTLGSNAKRRKMADKILPQRIRELVPESQAYMDLLAFERKLDQTIMRKRVDIQEALKRPMKQQKRKLRLYISNTFNPARPDADDSDGSIASWELRVEGKLLDDPGKQKKKFSSFFKSLVIELDKDLYGPDNHLVESLCGGSLFQWHRTPTTQETDGFQVKRPGDVSVRCTLLLMLDYQPPQFKLDPRLARLLGIHTQTRSCIIQALWQYVKTNKLQDSHDKEYINCDKYFQQIFDGPRLKFSEIPQRLTNLLLPPDPIVINHVISVDPNDQKKTACYDIDVEVEDPLKGQMSSFLLSTANQQEIASLDNKIHETIESINQLKIQRDFMLSFSRDPKGYIQDWLKSQSRDLKLMTDVVGNPEEERRAAFYHEPWSQEAVSRYFYCKIQQRRQELEQALAVRNT; encoded by the exons ATGGAGAGAAAG cgTCCCGGCATGCCGTCCGGAGCGAGGATGCCCCACCAGGGAGCTCCCATGGGCCCCCCCGGCCCACCGTACGGAGGGAGCCCGGCGGTGCGGCCCGGCCTGCCCTCCACCGTGATGGAGCCCAGCCGCAAGAGGCCCGCCCCCTCccagcaggtccagcagcagcagcagcagcagcaggccgtcCAGGGCCGGGCCAGGAA GAAGCCGGTCGGATTCCCCGGAGCCAATGAGATCCCGGCGAGGCCGATGGACATGAGAGAGCCCCAATCTGATCCCACGCTCGGATCCAA tgCTAAGAGAAGGAAAATGGCAGACAAGATTCTTCCGCAAAGG ATCCGTGAGCTGGTCCCGGAGTCTCAGGCCTACATGGACCTGCTGGCGTTTGAGCGCAAACTGGACCAGACCATCATGCGCAAACGCGTGGACATCCAGGAAGCGCTGAAGAGGCCGATGAAG CAGCAGAAGCGTAAACTGAGGCTTTACATTTCCAACACCTTCAACCCGGCCAGGCCCGACGCCGACGACTCCGACGGCAGCATTGCATCGTGGGAACTGCGAGTGGAGGGGAAGTTGCTAGATgat CCggggaagcagaagaagaagttcTCTTCGTTTTTTAAGAGCCTGGTGATCGAGCTGGACAAAGACCTCTACGGTCCTGACAACCACCTGGTGGAG TCACTCTGCGGCGGTTCGCTTTTTCAGTGGCACCGCACGCCCACCACCCAGGAGACGGACGGCTTCCAGGTGAAGAGGCCCGGCGACGTGAGCGTGCGCTGCaccctgctgctgatgctggacTACCAG CCTCCCCAGTTTAAGCTGGACCCGCGCCTGGCTCGCCTGCTCGGCATTCACACCCAGACCCGGTCCTGCATCATCCAGGCCCTCTGGCAGTACGTCAAGACCAACAAGCTGCAGGACTCCCACGACAAGGAGTACATCAACTGTGACAAGTACTTCCAACAA ATCTTTGACGGCCCTCGGCTGAAGTTCTCCGAGATCCCCCAGCGCCTCACCAACCTCCTCTTGCCCCCCGACCCCATCGTCATCAACCACGTCATCAG CGTGGATCCAAACGACCAGAAGAAGACGGCCTGCTACGACATCgacgtggaggtggaggatCCCCTGAAGGGCCAGATGagcagcttcctcctctccaccgCCAACCAGCAGGAGATCGCCTCCCTGGACAACAAG ATCCATGAGACCATCGAGTCCATCAACCAGCTGAAGATCCAGAGGGACTTCATGCTCAGTTTCTCCAGAGATCCCAAGGGCTACATCCAGGACTGGCTCAAATCCCAGAGCCGAGATCTTAAG CTAATGACGGACGTGGTCGGGAACCccgaagaggagaggagggcggcGTTTTACCACGAGCCCTGGTCCCAGGAGGCCGTCAGCCGCTACTTCTACTGCAAG ATCCAGCAGCGGAGACAGGAGCTGGAGCAGGCCTTGGCGGTCCGCAACACCTAA
- the smarcd3b gene encoding SWI/SNF-related matrix-associated actin-dependent regulator of chromatin subfamily D member 3b isoform X14: protein MERKRPGMPSGARMPHQGAPMGPPGPPYGGSPAVRPGLPSTVMEPSRKRPAPSQQVQQQQQQQQAVQGRARNAKRRKMADKILPQRIRELVPESQAYMDLLAFERKLDQTIMRKRVDIQEALKRPMKQQKRKLRLYISNTFNPARPDADDSDGSIASWELRVEGKLLDDPGKQKKKFSSFFKSLVIELDKDLYGPDNHLVESLCGGSLFQWHRTPTTQETDGFQVKRPGDVSVRCTLLLMLDYQPPQFKLDPRLARLLGIHTQTRSCIIQALWQYVKTNKLQDSHDKEYINCDKYFQQIFDGPRLKFSEIPQRLTNLLLPPDPIVINHVISVDPNDQKKTACYDIDVEVEDPLKGQMSSFLLSTANQQEIASLDNKIHETIESINQLKIQRDFMLSFSRDPKGYIQDWLKSQSRDLKLMTDVVGNPEEERRAAFYHEPWSQEAVSRYFYCKIQQRRQELEQALAVRNT from the exons ATGGAGAGAAAG cgTCCCGGCATGCCGTCCGGAGCGAGGATGCCCCACCAGGGAGCTCCCATGGGCCCCCCCGGCCCACCGTACGGAGGGAGCCCGGCGGTGCGGCCCGGCCTGCCCTCCACCGTGATGGAGCCCAGCCGCAAGAGGCCCGCCCCCTCccagcaggtccagcagcagcagcagcagcagcaggccgtcCAGGGCCGGGCCAGGAA tgCTAAGAGAAGGAAAATGGCAGACAAGATTCTTCCGCAAAGG ATCCGTGAGCTGGTCCCGGAGTCTCAGGCCTACATGGACCTGCTGGCGTTTGAGCGCAAACTGGACCAGACCATCATGCGCAAACGCGTGGACATCCAGGAAGCGCTGAAGAGGCCGATGAAG CAGCAGAAGCGTAAACTGAGGCTTTACATTTCCAACACCTTCAACCCGGCCAGGCCCGACGCCGACGACTCCGACGGCAGCATTGCATCGTGGGAACTGCGAGTGGAGGGGAAGTTGCTAGATgat CCggggaagcagaagaagaagttcTCTTCGTTTTTTAAGAGCCTGGTGATCGAGCTGGACAAAGACCTCTACGGTCCTGACAACCACCTGGTGGAG TCACTCTGCGGCGGTTCGCTTTTTCAGTGGCACCGCACGCCCACCACCCAGGAGACGGACGGCTTCCAGGTGAAGAGGCCCGGCGACGTGAGCGTGCGCTGCaccctgctgctgatgctggacTACCAG CCTCCCCAGTTTAAGCTGGACCCGCGCCTGGCTCGCCTGCTCGGCATTCACACCCAGACCCGGTCCTGCATCATCCAGGCCCTCTGGCAGTACGTCAAGACCAACAAGCTGCAGGACTCCCACGACAAGGAGTACATCAACTGTGACAAGTACTTCCAACAA ATCTTTGACGGCCCTCGGCTGAAGTTCTCCGAGATCCCCCAGCGCCTCACCAACCTCCTCTTGCCCCCCGACCCCATCGTCATCAACCACGTCATCAG CGTGGATCCAAACGACCAGAAGAAGACGGCCTGCTACGACATCgacgtggaggtggaggatCCCCTGAAGGGCCAGATGagcagcttcctcctctccaccgCCAACCAGCAGGAGATCGCCTCCCTGGACAACAAG ATCCATGAGACCATCGAGTCCATCAACCAGCTGAAGATCCAGAGGGACTTCATGCTCAGTTTCTCCAGAGATCCCAAGGGCTACATCCAGGACTGGCTCAAATCCCAGAGCCGAGATCTTAAG CTAATGACGGACGTGGTCGGGAACCccgaagaggagaggagggcggcGTTTTACCACGAGCCCTGGTCCCAGGAGGCCGTCAGCCGCTACTTCTACTGCAAG ATCCAGCAGCGGAGACAGGAGCTGGAGCAGGCCTTGGCGGTCCGCAACACCTAA
- the smarcd3b gene encoding SWI/SNF-related matrix-associated actin-dependent regulator of chromatin subfamily D member 3b isoform X10, producing MERKRPGMPSGARMPHQGAPMGPPGPPYGGSPAVRPGLPSTVMEPSRKRPAPSQQVQQQQQQQQAVQGRARKKPVGFPGANEIPARPMDMREPQSDPTLGSNAKRRKMADKILPQRIRELVPESQAYMDLLAFERKLDQTIMRKRVDIQEALKRPMKQKRKLRLYISNTFNPARPDADDSDGSIASWELRVEGKLLDDPGKQKKKFSSFFKSLVIELDKDLYGPDNHLVEWHRTPTTQETDGFQVKRPGDVSVRCTLLLMLDYQPPQFKLDPRLARLLGIHTQTRSCIIQALWQYVKTNKLQDSHDKEYINCDKYFQQIFDGPRLKFSEIPQRLTNLLLPPDPIVINHVISVDPNDQKKTACYDIDVEVEDPLKGQMSSFLLSTANQQEIASLDNKIHETIESINQLKIQRDFMLSFSRDPKGYIQDWLKSQSRDLKLMTDVVGNPEEERRAAFYHEPWSQEAVSRYFYCKIQQRRQELEQALAVRNT from the exons ATGGAGAGAAAG cgTCCCGGCATGCCGTCCGGAGCGAGGATGCCCCACCAGGGAGCTCCCATGGGCCCCCCCGGCCCACCGTACGGAGGGAGCCCGGCGGTGCGGCCCGGCCTGCCCTCCACCGTGATGGAGCCCAGCCGCAAGAGGCCCGCCCCCTCccagcaggtccagcagcagcagcagcagcagcaggccgtcCAGGGCCGGGCCAGGAA GAAGCCGGTCGGATTCCCCGGAGCCAATGAGATCCCGGCGAGGCCGATGGACATGAGAGAGCCCCAATCTGATCCCACGCTCGGATCCAA tgCTAAGAGAAGGAAAATGGCAGACAAGATTCTTCCGCAAAGG ATCCGTGAGCTGGTCCCGGAGTCTCAGGCCTACATGGACCTGCTGGCGTTTGAGCGCAAACTGGACCAGACCATCATGCGCAAACGCGTGGACATCCAGGAAGCGCTGAAGAGGCCGATGAAG CAGAAGCGTAAACTGAGGCTTTACATTTCCAACACCTTCAACCCGGCCAGGCCCGACGCCGACGACTCCGACGGCAGCATTGCATCGTGGGAACTGCGAGTGGAGGGGAAGTTGCTAGATgat CCggggaagcagaagaagaagttcTCTTCGTTTTTTAAGAGCCTGGTGATCGAGCTGGACAAAGACCTCTACGGTCCTGACAACCACCTGGTGGAG TGGCACCGCACGCCCACCACCCAGGAGACGGACGGCTTCCAGGTGAAGAGGCCCGGCGACGTGAGCGTGCGCTGCaccctgctgctgatgctggacTACCAG CCTCCCCAGTTTAAGCTGGACCCGCGCCTGGCTCGCCTGCTCGGCATTCACACCCAGACCCGGTCCTGCATCATCCAGGCCCTCTGGCAGTACGTCAAGACCAACAAGCTGCAGGACTCCCACGACAAGGAGTACATCAACTGTGACAAGTACTTCCAACAA ATCTTTGACGGCCCTCGGCTGAAGTTCTCCGAGATCCCCCAGCGCCTCACCAACCTCCTCTTGCCCCCCGACCCCATCGTCATCAACCACGTCATCAG CGTGGATCCAAACGACCAGAAGAAGACGGCCTGCTACGACATCgacgtggaggtggaggatCCCCTGAAGGGCCAGATGagcagcttcctcctctccaccgCCAACCAGCAGGAGATCGCCTCCCTGGACAACAAG ATCCATGAGACCATCGAGTCCATCAACCAGCTGAAGATCCAGAGGGACTTCATGCTCAGTTTCTCCAGAGATCCCAAGGGCTACATCCAGGACTGGCTCAAATCCCAGAGCCGAGATCTTAAG CTAATGACGGACGTGGTCGGGAACCccgaagaggagaggagggcggcGTTTTACCACGAGCCCTGGTCCCAGGAGGCCGTCAGCCGCTACTTCTACTGCAAG ATCCAGCAGCGGAGACAGGAGCTGGAGCAGGCCTTGGCGGTCCGCAACACCTAA
- the smarcd3b gene encoding SWI/SNF-related matrix-associated actin-dependent regulator of chromatin subfamily D member 3b isoform X17: protein MERKRPGMPSGARMPHQGAPMGPPGPPYGGSPAVRPGLPSTVMEPSRKRPAPSQQVQQQQQQQQAVQGRARNAKRRKMADKILPQRIRELVPESQAYMDLLAFERKLDQTIMRKRVDIQEALKRPMKQQKRKLRLYISNTFNPARPDADDSDGSIASWELRVEGKLLDDPGKQKKKFSSFFKSLVIELDKDLYGPDNHLVEWHRTPTTQETDGFQVKRPGDVSVRCTLLLMLDYQPPQFKLDPRLARLLGIHTQTRSCIIQALWQYVKTNKLQDSHDKEYINCDKYFQQIFDGPRLKFSEIPQRLTNLLLPPDPIVINHVISVDPNDQKKTACYDIDVEVEDPLKGQMSSFLLSTANQQEIASLDNKIHETIESINQLKIQRDFMLSFSRDPKGYIQDWLKSQSRDLKLMTDVVGNPEEERRAAFYHEPWSQEAVSRYFYCKIQQRRQELEQALAVRNT from the exons ATGGAGAGAAAG cgTCCCGGCATGCCGTCCGGAGCGAGGATGCCCCACCAGGGAGCTCCCATGGGCCCCCCCGGCCCACCGTACGGAGGGAGCCCGGCGGTGCGGCCCGGCCTGCCCTCCACCGTGATGGAGCCCAGCCGCAAGAGGCCCGCCCCCTCccagcaggtccagcagcagcagcagcagcagcaggccgtcCAGGGCCGGGCCAGGAA tgCTAAGAGAAGGAAAATGGCAGACAAGATTCTTCCGCAAAGG ATCCGTGAGCTGGTCCCGGAGTCTCAGGCCTACATGGACCTGCTGGCGTTTGAGCGCAAACTGGACCAGACCATCATGCGCAAACGCGTGGACATCCAGGAAGCGCTGAAGAGGCCGATGAAG CAGCAGAAGCGTAAACTGAGGCTTTACATTTCCAACACCTTCAACCCGGCCAGGCCCGACGCCGACGACTCCGACGGCAGCATTGCATCGTGGGAACTGCGAGTGGAGGGGAAGTTGCTAGATgat CCggggaagcagaagaagaagttcTCTTCGTTTTTTAAGAGCCTGGTGATCGAGCTGGACAAAGACCTCTACGGTCCTGACAACCACCTGGTGGAG TGGCACCGCACGCCCACCACCCAGGAGACGGACGGCTTCCAGGTGAAGAGGCCCGGCGACGTGAGCGTGCGCTGCaccctgctgctgatgctggacTACCAG CCTCCCCAGTTTAAGCTGGACCCGCGCCTGGCTCGCCTGCTCGGCATTCACACCCAGACCCGGTCCTGCATCATCCAGGCCCTCTGGCAGTACGTCAAGACCAACAAGCTGCAGGACTCCCACGACAAGGAGTACATCAACTGTGACAAGTACTTCCAACAA ATCTTTGACGGCCCTCGGCTGAAGTTCTCCGAGATCCCCCAGCGCCTCACCAACCTCCTCTTGCCCCCCGACCCCATCGTCATCAACCACGTCATCAG CGTGGATCCAAACGACCAGAAGAAGACGGCCTGCTACGACATCgacgtggaggtggaggatCCCCTGAAGGGCCAGATGagcagcttcctcctctccaccgCCAACCAGCAGGAGATCGCCTCCCTGGACAACAAG ATCCATGAGACCATCGAGTCCATCAACCAGCTGAAGATCCAGAGGGACTTCATGCTCAGTTTCTCCAGAGATCCCAAGGGCTACATCCAGGACTGGCTCAAATCCCAGAGCCGAGATCTTAAG CTAATGACGGACGTGGTCGGGAACCccgaagaggagaggagggcggcGTTTTACCACGAGCCCTGGTCCCAGGAGGCCGTCAGCCGCTACTTCTACTGCAAG ATCCAGCAGCGGAGACAGGAGCTGGAGCAGGCCTTGGCGGTCCGCAACACCTAA
- the smarcd3b gene encoding SWI/SNF-related matrix-associated actin-dependent regulator of chromatin subfamily D member 3b isoform X4 has protein sequence MATEETAGGARKATKSKLFEFLVHGVRPGMPSGARMPHQGAPMGPPGPPYGGSPAVRPGLPSTVMEPSRKRPAPSQQVQQQQQQQQAVQGRARKKPVGFPGANEIPARPMDMREPQSDPTLGSNAKRRKMADKILPQRIRELVPESQAYMDLLAFERKLDQTIMRKRVDIQEALKRPMKQKRKLRLYISNTFNPARPDADDSDGSIASWELRVEGKLLDDPGKQKKKFSSFFKSLVIELDKDLYGPDNHLVEWHRTPTTQETDGFQVKRPGDVSVRCTLLLMLDYQPPQFKLDPRLARLLGIHTQTRSCIIQALWQYVKTNKLQDSHDKEYINCDKYFQQIFDGPRLKFSEIPQRLTNLLLPPDPIVINHVISVDPNDQKKTACYDIDVEVEDPLKGQMSSFLLSTANQQEIASLDNKIHETIESINQLKIQRDFMLSFSRDPKGYIQDWLKSQSRDLKLMTDVVGNPEEERRAAFYHEPWSQEAVSRYFYCKIQQRRQELEQALAVRNT, from the exons ATGGCCACGGAGGAGACGGCGGGGGGAGCCAGGAAAGCCACCAAGAGCAAACTGTTTGAGTTCCTGGTCCATGGAGTG cgTCCCGGCATGCCGTCCGGAGCGAGGATGCCCCACCAGGGAGCTCCCATGGGCCCCCCCGGCCCACCGTACGGAGGGAGCCCGGCGGTGCGGCCCGGCCTGCCCTCCACCGTGATGGAGCCCAGCCGCAAGAGGCCCGCCCCCTCccagcaggtccagcagcagcagcagcagcagcaggccgtcCAGGGCCGGGCCAGGAA GAAGCCGGTCGGATTCCCCGGAGCCAATGAGATCCCGGCGAGGCCGATGGACATGAGAGAGCCCCAATCTGATCCCACGCTCGGATCCAA tgCTAAGAGAAGGAAAATGGCAGACAAGATTCTTCCGCAAAGG ATCCGTGAGCTGGTCCCGGAGTCTCAGGCCTACATGGACCTGCTGGCGTTTGAGCGCAAACTGGACCAGACCATCATGCGCAAACGCGTGGACATCCAGGAAGCGCTGAAGAGGCCGATGAAG CAGAAGCGTAAACTGAGGCTTTACATTTCCAACACCTTCAACCCGGCCAGGCCCGACGCCGACGACTCCGACGGCAGCATTGCATCGTGGGAACTGCGAGTGGAGGGGAAGTTGCTAGATgat CCggggaagcagaagaagaagttcTCTTCGTTTTTTAAGAGCCTGGTGATCGAGCTGGACAAAGACCTCTACGGTCCTGACAACCACCTGGTGGAG TGGCACCGCACGCCCACCACCCAGGAGACGGACGGCTTCCAGGTGAAGAGGCCCGGCGACGTGAGCGTGCGCTGCaccctgctgctgatgctggacTACCAG CCTCCCCAGTTTAAGCTGGACCCGCGCCTGGCTCGCCTGCTCGGCATTCACACCCAGACCCGGTCCTGCATCATCCAGGCCCTCTGGCAGTACGTCAAGACCAACAAGCTGCAGGACTCCCACGACAAGGAGTACATCAACTGTGACAAGTACTTCCAACAA ATCTTTGACGGCCCTCGGCTGAAGTTCTCCGAGATCCCCCAGCGCCTCACCAACCTCCTCTTGCCCCCCGACCCCATCGTCATCAACCACGTCATCAG CGTGGATCCAAACGACCAGAAGAAGACGGCCTGCTACGACATCgacgtggaggtggaggatCCCCTGAAGGGCCAGATGagcagcttcctcctctccaccgCCAACCAGCAGGAGATCGCCTCCCTGGACAACAAG ATCCATGAGACCATCGAGTCCATCAACCAGCTGAAGATCCAGAGGGACTTCATGCTCAGTTTCTCCAGAGATCCCAAGGGCTACATCCAGGACTGGCTCAAATCCCAGAGCCGAGATCTTAAG CTAATGACGGACGTGGTCGGGAACCccgaagaggagaggagggcggcGTTTTACCACGAGCCCTGGTCCCAGGAGGCCGTCAGCCGCTACTTCTACTGCAAG ATCCAGCAGCGGAGACAGGAGCTGGAGCAGGCCTTGGCGGTCCGCAACACCTAA
- the smarcd3b gene encoding SWI/SNF-related matrix-associated actin-dependent regulator of chromatin subfamily D member 3b isoform X18: MERKRPGMPSGARMPHQGAPMGPPGPPYGGSPAVRPGLPSTVMEPSRKRPAPSQQVQQQQQQQQAVQGRARNAKRRKMADKILPQRIRELVPESQAYMDLLAFERKLDQTIMRKRVDIQEALKRPMKQKRKLRLYISNTFNPARPDADDSDGSIASWELRVEGKLLDDPGKQKKKFSSFFKSLVIELDKDLYGPDNHLVEWHRTPTTQETDGFQVKRPGDVSVRCTLLLMLDYQPPQFKLDPRLARLLGIHTQTRSCIIQALWQYVKTNKLQDSHDKEYINCDKYFQQIFDGPRLKFSEIPQRLTNLLLPPDPIVINHVISVDPNDQKKTACYDIDVEVEDPLKGQMSSFLLSTANQQEIASLDNKIHETIESINQLKIQRDFMLSFSRDPKGYIQDWLKSQSRDLKLMTDVVGNPEEERRAAFYHEPWSQEAVSRYFYCKIQQRRQELEQALAVRNT; this comes from the exons ATGGAGAGAAAG cgTCCCGGCATGCCGTCCGGAGCGAGGATGCCCCACCAGGGAGCTCCCATGGGCCCCCCCGGCCCACCGTACGGAGGGAGCCCGGCGGTGCGGCCCGGCCTGCCCTCCACCGTGATGGAGCCCAGCCGCAAGAGGCCCGCCCCCTCccagcaggtccagcagcagcagcagcagcagcaggccgtcCAGGGCCGGGCCAGGAA tgCTAAGAGAAGGAAAATGGCAGACAAGATTCTTCCGCAAAGG ATCCGTGAGCTGGTCCCGGAGTCTCAGGCCTACATGGACCTGCTGGCGTTTGAGCGCAAACTGGACCAGACCATCATGCGCAAACGCGTGGACATCCAGGAAGCGCTGAAGAGGCCGATGAAG CAGAAGCGTAAACTGAGGCTTTACATTTCCAACACCTTCAACCCGGCCAGGCCCGACGCCGACGACTCCGACGGCAGCATTGCATCGTGGGAACTGCGAGTGGAGGGGAAGTTGCTAGATgat CCggggaagcagaagaagaagttcTCTTCGTTTTTTAAGAGCCTGGTGATCGAGCTGGACAAAGACCTCTACGGTCCTGACAACCACCTGGTGGAG TGGCACCGCACGCCCACCACCCAGGAGACGGACGGCTTCCAGGTGAAGAGGCCCGGCGACGTGAGCGTGCGCTGCaccctgctgctgatgctggacTACCAG CCTCCCCAGTTTAAGCTGGACCCGCGCCTGGCTCGCCTGCTCGGCATTCACACCCAGACCCGGTCCTGCATCATCCAGGCCCTCTGGCAGTACGTCAAGACCAACAAGCTGCAGGACTCCCACGACAAGGAGTACATCAACTGTGACAAGTACTTCCAACAA ATCTTTGACGGCCCTCGGCTGAAGTTCTCCGAGATCCCCCAGCGCCTCACCAACCTCCTCTTGCCCCCCGACCCCATCGTCATCAACCACGTCATCAG CGTGGATCCAAACGACCAGAAGAAGACGGCCTGCTACGACATCgacgtggaggtggaggatCCCCTGAAGGGCCAGATGagcagcttcctcctctccaccgCCAACCAGCAGGAGATCGCCTCCCTGGACAACAAG ATCCATGAGACCATCGAGTCCATCAACCAGCTGAAGATCCAGAGGGACTTCATGCTCAGTTTCTCCAGAGATCCCAAGGGCTACATCCAGGACTGGCTCAAATCCCAGAGCCGAGATCTTAAG CTAATGACGGACGTGGTCGGGAACCccgaagaggagaggagggcggcGTTTTACCACGAGCCCTGGTCCCAGGAGGCCGTCAGCCGCTACTTCTACTGCAAG ATCCAGCAGCGGAGACAGGAGCTGGAGCAGGCCTTGGCGGTCCGCAACACCTAA